One part of the Thermoanaerobacterium sp. CMT5567-10 genome encodes these proteins:
- the cbiQ gene encoding cobalt ECF transporter T component CbiQ, producing the protein MSNFIEKTVLGIQSTFQDMFESDEIANKKGLMQSLDPRVRLLSIMLLIVIANLGNSLYYMEVMLVYSLILAVLSKIPMKSYIARISAVSIVFTGIVLIPSLFNVVRPGKPLIYITGSLYITRGGTLSALIFIMRSFISLSFIYILTLSTKWIEILKALRYFKLPKVFSATLDISLRYITLFLDVASNMFLARKSRNVGKSKGKSERKFVASSMGNLLIRSEHLSSEVYSAMISRGYKGEYKTISNFKFDIFDVVWILFNISFFTATFLVKGGKLWI; encoded by the coding sequence ATGAGTAATTTTATTGAGAAGACAGTTTTAGGTATACAAAGTACATTTCAAGATATGTTTGAATCAGATGAAATTGCAAACAAAAAAGGGTTGATGCAGTCACTTGACCCAAGAGTCAGACTTCTTTCTATCATGCTCCTAATAGTAATAGCCAATTTAGGCAACTCATTGTACTATATGGAAGTAATGCTGGTGTACTCACTTATACTAGCTGTGCTTTCAAAGATTCCTATGAAATCTTACATAGCAAGGATTTCAGCAGTGTCTATAGTATTTACAGGCATTGTCCTAATCCCTTCATTGTTTAACGTAGTAAGGCCTGGCAAACCGCTTATTTATATAACCGGAAGTCTCTACATCACAAGGGGTGGTACTTTAAGCGCATTGATTTTCATTATGCGCTCTTTTATTTCGCTGTCTTTTATATACATCTTAACTTTATCTACAAAATGGATCGAAATATTGAAAGCCCTAAGATATTTTAAGCTTCCAAAGGTATTTTCCGCTACACTTGATATATCACTAAGGTATATAACGCTGTTTCTTGATGTAGCATCAAATATGTTTCTGGCTAGAAAAAGCAGAAATGTAGGAAAGTCTAAAGGCAAAAGCGAGAGAAAATTTGTGGCGTCGTCAATGGGAAATCTCTTAATAAGATCTGAACATCTAAGCAGCGAAGTCTACAGTGCCATGATTTCTCGCGGATACAAAGGCGAATACAAGACAATAAGCAACTTCAAATTCGACATTTTTGACGTAGTCTGGATATTGTTCAACATATCATTTTTCACGGCAACTTTTCTTGTAAAAGGAGGAAAACTTTGGATATAA
- a CDS encoding PDGLE domain-containing protein codes for MKKFLIAAIVLILLTPIGLLAPGSAWGEWGLDEIKSMVGYIPSGMKHFSDTIKALFPDYSIPGFDKNFLQLSIGYIFSAVVGIAVIALVFFILSKIIGKPEEKNE; via the coding sequence GTGAAAAAATTTTTGATAGCTGCAATAGTTTTGATACTGCTTACACCAATAGGACTTTTGGCACCTGGATCTGCATGGGGCGAATGGGGCTTAGACGAGATAAAAAGCATGGTAGGATATATACCAAGCGGAATGAAGCATTTCTCAGATACAATAAAGGCTTTATTTCCTGATTACAGCATACCAGGCTTTGATAAGAACTTCCTTCAATTATCAATAGGGTATATATTTTCGGCTGTCGTAGGAATAGCCGTAATTGCTTTAGTATTCTTTATACTTAGCAAAATAATTGGTAAACCAGAGGAGAAAAATGAGTAA
- the cbiM gene encoding cobalt transporter CbiM — protein MHIPDGYLSPSTCAVMGAAMVPVLAVATKKVNKTFDKKDVPTMAIGSAFAFTIMMFNVPIPGGTTAHAVGATLLAIALGPWGATISLTIALLIQSLFFGDGGILALGANSFNMAFLAPFAGYGVYALLQKLKVGKVISSAVGAYIGINAAALATAIELGLQPVLLHAADGRALYFPYGLSQSIPAMMIAHLTVAGLVEAVITGLVVYYLMRAGEDNILYKFSYRLRGEAK, from the coding sequence ATGCATATACCAGATGGATATTTAAGTCCTTCCACATGTGCTGTAATGGGTGCTGCAATGGTGCCTGTACTAGCTGTGGCAACGAAGAAAGTAAATAAAACTTTTGACAAAAAAGATGTCCCTACAATGGCAATAGGCTCAGCCTTTGCTTTTACAATAATGATGTTTAACGTGCCAATACCTGGTGGCACAACAGCACACGCAGTAGGTGCAACGCTTTTAGCCATTGCTTTAGGTCCATGGGGCGCCACCATTTCACTGACGATTGCCCTTTTAATACAGTCGCTGTTTTTTGGCGATGGAGGAATTCTAGCTCTTGGAGCAAACAGTTTCAACATGGCTTTTTTAGCGCCTTTCGCAGGATACGGTGTATACGCGCTGCTTCAAAAGCTAAAGGTTGGAAAAGTCATATCATCTGCTGTCGGTGCATACATAGGCATAAATGCAGCAGCACTTGCAACTGCAATAGAATTAGGTCTGCAACCTGTGCTATTACATGCAGCAGACGGCCGTGCCTTGTACTTTCCCTACGGGCTCAGTCAATCGATACCTGCTATGATGATAGCGCATCTAACAGTGGCAGGATTAGTAGAAGCAGTTATAACTGGACTTGTAGTGTACTACTTAATGAGAGCCGGTGAAGACAACATACTTTACAAATTCTCTTACAGATTAAGAGGTGAAGCTAAGTGA
- the nikR gene encoding nickel-responsive transcriptional regulator NikR gives MEEITRFGVSMEASLLSQFDKLLESKNYKNRSEAIRDLIRNYIVENQCKSDEAESIGTVTYVYNHEVREISDKLVDIQHRHHENIISSMHVHLDEHNCLEVMVVKGTSKIISAIADKIISTKGVKHGKLVMTTTGKNL, from the coding sequence CTGGAAGAAATCACCCGCTTCGGAGTCTCAATGGAAGCAAGTCTGCTTTCACAGTTTGATAAATTGCTCGAATCAAAAAACTACAAAAACAGGTCTGAAGCTATAAGAGATTTGATAAGGAATTACATAGTCGAAAACCAGTGCAAGTCAGATGAGGCCGAATCAATTGGCACAGTTACGTATGTTTACAACCATGAAGTAAGGGAGATAAGCGATAAACTTGTTGACATACAGCATAGACACCATGAAAACATAATATCCAGCATGCACGTCCACCTTGATGAGCACAACTGCCTTGAAGTAATGGTTGTAAAAGGCACTTCAAAGATTATATCAGCTATAGCAGACAAGATAATAAGCACAAAAGGCGTAAAGCATGGAAAGCTTGTCATGACGACGACAGGCAAAAACTTATAA